In one window of Cupriavidus necator N-1 DNA:
- the mdlC gene encoding benzoylformate decarboxylase, giving the protein MASSASPAASATPTTVRTAVLDLVRAFGMTTIFGNPGSTELPLFLDFPDDFRYILGLQESVVVGMADGYAQATRNAAFVNLHSAAGVGHAMGSIFTAHKNRTPMVITAGQQARSILPFEPFLFSAQATELPKPYVKWSCEPARAEDVPLAIARGYYIAMQPPRGPVLISIPADDWARPCEPVLPRTVSTESRVQPALLAQIGDALDASRRPAFVVGAAVDRDGAWDDVVRLAERHQAAVWVAPMSGRCGFPEDHPLFAGFLPAMREKIVGLLTGHDLVFALGAAAFTYHVEGFGPHAPPGAQVVQLIDDPNIAAWAPVGTAAVGSIRQGVADLLARPAPPRREAPRPRVPAPRAEPGTPMTVAYVLQTLAELRDPDSIVVEEAPSARPVMHRYLPILRSETFYTMCSGGLGYGLPAAVGVALGKPGRKVIGLVGDGSSMYSIQALWSAAQLGLPITFIVLNNRRYAALQEFAPTFGFGSDDPLVGTALPDLDFVSIALGHGCEASRVTHPAALREALATALRMRVPTVVEIEVA; this is encoded by the coding sequence ATGGCCAGTTCTGCCTCGCCTGCCGCCTCCGCCACTCCCACCACCGTGCGCACCGCGGTGCTGGACCTGGTGCGCGCGTTCGGCATGACCACCATCTTCGGCAATCCCGGCTCGACCGAGCTGCCGCTGTTCCTCGATTTCCCCGACGACTTCCGCTACATCCTCGGCCTGCAGGAATCCGTGGTGGTGGGGATGGCCGATGGCTATGCCCAGGCCACCCGCAATGCGGCCTTCGTCAACCTGCACTCGGCGGCCGGCGTCGGCCATGCCATGGGCAGCATCTTCACCGCCCACAAGAACCGCACCCCGATGGTGATCACGGCCGGGCAGCAGGCGCGCTCGATCCTGCCGTTCGAGCCCTTCTTGTTCTCGGCTCAGGCCACCGAACTGCCCAAGCCCTACGTGAAGTGGAGTTGCGAGCCGGCGCGGGCCGAAGACGTGCCGCTGGCGATTGCGCGCGGTTACTACATCGCCATGCAGCCGCCGCGCGGGCCGGTGCTGATCTCGATTCCCGCCGATGACTGGGCCCGGCCATGCGAGCCGGTGCTGCCGCGCACGGTCAGCACTGAAAGCCGCGTGCAGCCGGCACTGCTGGCGCAGATCGGCGACGCTCTCGATGCCAGCCGCCGGCCGGCGTTCGTGGTGGGCGCGGCCGTGGACCGCGATGGCGCCTGGGACGACGTGGTGCGGCTGGCGGAACGGCACCAGGCGGCGGTGTGGGTGGCGCCGATGTCGGGGCGCTGCGGCTTTCCGGAAGACCATCCGCTGTTTGCCGGCTTTCTGCCGGCGATGCGCGAGAAGATCGTCGGGCTGCTCACGGGCCACGACCTTGTTTTCGCGCTGGGCGCGGCGGCCTTCACCTATCACGTCGAGGGGTTTGGCCCCCATGCGCCGCCCGGGGCGCAGGTGGTGCAGCTGATCGACGATCCGAATATCGCCGCATGGGCGCCGGTGGGCACTGCCGCAGTCGGCAGCATCCGCCAGGGCGTGGCCGACCTGCTGGCGCGCCCGGCGCCGCCGCGGCGCGAAGCCCCGCGCCCGCGCGTGCCGGCACCGCGCGCCGAGCCCGGCACGCCGATGACCGTCGCCTATGTCCTGCAGACGCTGGCGGAGCTGCGCGACCCCGATTCCATCGTGGTCGAGGAAGCGCCCAGCGCGCGCCCGGTGATGCATCGCTACCTGCCCATCCTGCGCAGCGAGACCTTCTATACGATGTGCAGCGGCGGGCTTGGCTACGGCCTGCCCGCGGCAGTGGGCGTCGCGCTGGGCAAGCCGGGGCGCAAGGTGATCGGCCTGGTCGGCGACGGCTCCAGCATGTATTCGATCCAGGCGCTGTGGAGCGCCGCGCAACTGGGCCTGCCGATCACGTTCATCGTGCTCAACAACCGGCGCTATGCCGCCCTGCAGGAGTTTGCGCCGACCTTCGGCTTTGGCAGCGATGATCCGCTGGTCGGCACGGCATTGCCCGATCTGGATTTCGTGTCGATTGCGCTCGGGCATGGTTGCGAGGCATCACGGGTGACTCATCCTGCTGCATTGCGCGAAGCGCTGGCGACAGCCCTGCGCATGCGTGTGCCGACCGTGGTGGAGATCGAGGTGGCCTGA
- a CDS encoding aldehyde dehydrogenase, which produces MQNITMLINGERTQAANGATFERRNPLDHSVATRAPAATSADALAAADAAARAFPAWRDTGPGERRALLMRAAQALEGKAGALTAAMAAETGASAMWAGFNVHLAVGMLQEAAALTTQINGEVIPSDVPGSLAMAVRQGAGVVLGIAPWNAPVILGVRAVATALACGNTVILKGSEICPATHGLIVDALAEAGFPAGVVNFVTNAPADAAAVVETIIAHPAVRRINFTGSTRVGRLIAQTCARHLKPVVLELGGKAPLVVLDDADLDAAVDGAIFGAFANSGQICMSTERIVVDASIADAFVARFAARAGALPLADPRTGPAVLGSVVDMSTVERCNVMIDDALAKGARLVCGGKATDTLMRATVLDHVMPDMEIYREESFGPVKAVVRVDGVEAAIACANDSAYGLSAAVFGGDVARAMRVAGRIESGICHVNGPTVQDEAQMPFGGVKASGYGRFGGKAGIDAFTELRWITVQTTPRQYPF; this is translated from the coding sequence ATGCAAAACATCACCATGCTGATCAACGGCGAGCGCACGCAGGCCGCCAACGGTGCCACCTTCGAGCGCCGCAACCCGCTTGACCACAGCGTGGCCACGCGGGCGCCGGCAGCCACGAGCGCCGATGCGCTGGCCGCGGCCGACGCTGCCGCGCGCGCCTTCCCGGCCTGGCGCGACACCGGTCCGGGCGAACGGCGCGCCTTGCTCATGCGCGCGGCGCAGGCACTCGAAGGCAAGGCCGGGGCACTCACCGCCGCGATGGCGGCGGAGACCGGTGCGTCGGCGATGTGGGCCGGCTTCAATGTGCACCTTGCCGTCGGCATGCTGCAGGAGGCCGCCGCGCTGACCACGCAGATCAACGGCGAGGTGATCCCCTCCGACGTGCCGGGCAGCCTGGCGATGGCGGTGCGGCAGGGCGCGGGCGTGGTGCTGGGCATCGCGCCGTGGAACGCACCGGTGATCCTGGGCGTGCGCGCTGTGGCCACGGCGCTGGCGTGCGGCAATACGGTCATCCTGAAGGGTTCGGAGATCTGTCCGGCCACGCATGGCCTGATCGTCGATGCGCTGGCGGAGGCGGGCTTCCCGGCGGGCGTGGTCAACTTTGTCACCAACGCCCCGGCCGATGCCGCCGCGGTGGTCGAGACCATCATCGCCCACCCGGCCGTGCGCCGCATCAACTTCACCGGCTCCACGCGCGTGGGGCGTCTGATCGCGCAGACCTGCGCGCGCCACCTGAAGCCCGTGGTGCTGGAGCTGGGCGGCAAGGCGCCGCTGGTGGTGCTCGACGATGCGGACCTGGACGCCGCGGTGGACGGTGCCATCTTCGGCGCCTTCGCCAACTCGGGCCAGATCTGCATGTCCACCGAGCGCATCGTGGTGGATGCCAGCATCGCGGACGCCTTCGTGGCACGCTTTGCCGCGCGTGCCGGCGCCTTGCCGCTGGCGGATCCGCGCACCGGCCCGGCGGTTCTGGGCTCCGTGGTCGACATGAGCACCGTCGAGCGCTGCAACGTGATGATCGACGACGCGCTGGCCAAGGGCGCGCGGCTGGTCTGCGGCGGCAAGGCGACCGACACGCTGATGCGGGCCACGGTGCTGGATCACGTGATGCCGGACATGGAGATCTATCGCGAGGAATCGTTCGGGCCGGTCAAGGCCGTGGTGCGCGTGGATGGCGTGGAAGCGGCCATTGCCTGTGCCAATGATTCCGCCTATGGGCTGTCGGCGGCCGTGTTCGGCGGCGATGTGGCGCGCGCGATGCGGGTGGCCGGCCGCATCGAATCGGGCATCTGCCACGTCAATGGCCCGACCGTGCAAGACGAGGCGCAGATGCCGTTCGGCGGCGTCAAGGCGAGTGGCTATGGCCGCTTCGGTGGCAAGGCCGGGATCGATGCCTTCACCGAGCTGCGCTGGATCACGGTGCAGACCACGCCACGGCAATATCCGTTCTGA
- a CDS encoding Bug family tripartite tricarboxylate transporter substrate binding protein: MRFPHRIARALCAALCAPGLLAGVSAPAAAQPWPDKPIRLVVNFPAGGAADTLARGISPGLSEALKRPVVIDNRPGANGIVGGDAVAKAPADGYTFLLTSGGAVAIDPFLYKKMPYDPLKDLTPVASVALVRVYLLVHPSVPAKTLDAFIAYVREHPGKLSYGSAGNGSTPHIAAEMFKRAGKLDAVHVPYKGAAPALSDLLAGQVQFMFDPGPGLQHVASGKLRLLAVASAKRAAQYPDVPTLAEAGLQDVDGDSTFGVYAPAGTPPAIVERMNREINRALAGVQLQDNVNKLGGAVAPLSIQAFAERQNVDRARYGRFIRQAGITVD; this comes from the coding sequence ATGCGATTCCCCCACCGTATCGCGCGCGCCCTTTGCGCCGCACTGTGCGCGCCGGGCCTGCTGGCTGGCGTGAGCGCGCCGGCCGCCGCGCAGCCGTGGCCGGACAAGCCGATCCGGCTGGTCGTCAACTTCCCCGCCGGCGGGGCCGCGGATACGCTGGCGCGCGGCATCTCGCCCGGTCTGTCCGAGGCGCTGAAGCGTCCGGTGGTGATCGACAACCGCCCGGGCGCCAACGGCATCGTTGGCGGCGATGCCGTGGCCAAGGCGCCGGCCGATGGCTATACCTTCCTGCTGACCTCGGGCGGCGCGGTGGCCATCGACCCCTTCCTCTACAAGAAGATGCCGTACGACCCGCTCAAGGACCTGACCCCGGTCGCATCGGTGGCGCTTGTGCGGGTCTACCTGCTGGTGCATCCGTCGGTGCCGGCGAAGACGCTGGACGCGTTCATCGCCTATGTGCGCGAGCATCCGGGCAAGCTCAGCTACGGCTCGGCCGGCAACGGCAGCACGCCGCATATCGCTGCCGAGATGTTCAAGCGCGCCGGCAAGCTGGACGCCGTGCACGTGCCGTACAAGGGCGCGGCCCCGGCCCTGAGCGACCTGCTGGCAGGGCAGGTGCAGTTCATGTTCGATCCCGGCCCCGGCCTGCAGCACGTGGCCAGCGGCAAGCTCAGGCTGCTGGCGGTGGCCAGCGCCAAGCGCGCGGCGCAATACCCGGACGTGCCGACGCTGGCCGAGGCCGGCCTGCAGGACGTCGACGGCGACTCGACCTTCGGCGTCTATGCGCCCGCCGGCACGCCGCCGGCCATCGTCGAGCGCATGAACCGCGAGATCAACCGCGCGCTCGCCGGCGTGCAGCTGCAGGACAACGTCAACAAGCTGGGCGGTGCGGTGGCGCCGCTGAGCATCCAGGCGTTTGCCGAGCGGCAGAACGTGGATCGCGCGCGCTATGGCAGGTTCATCCGGCAGGCGGGCATCACCGTGGACTGA
- a CDS encoding vWA domain-containing protein yields the protein MLIDFFFSLRHAKLPVSVKEYLTMLEALKAQVISPSIDEFYYLSRMTLVKDEKHFDKFDQTFAAYFKGVESLVDWKSDIPLDWLQKTLERELSPEEKAKIEAMGGLDKLMERLKQLLEEQKEKHEGGNKWIGTGGTSPFGHGGYNPEGIRIGGPSKGNRTAIKVWEARAYKDYDDQVELGTRNIKVALRRLRRFAREGADTELDLDDTIHSTAANAGLLDIKLRPERHNKVKVLMLMDVGGSMDDHIKRVEELFSATKTEFKHLEYYYFHNCLYDYVWKNNRRRHAEKLATWDLLHKYTPDYKIIFVGDATMSPYEILQPGGSVEYNNTEAGAVWLNRMTEQFPHFVWLNPEPEGLWQYRQSITVINQLMKGRMYPVTLAGLEQAMKVLSK from the coding sequence ATGCTGATCGATTTCTTCTTCTCGCTGCGCCACGCCAAGCTGCCGGTCTCGGTCAAGGAATACCTGACCATGCTGGAAGCGCTCAAGGCGCAGGTCATCTCGCCGTCGATCGACGAGTTCTACTACCTGTCGCGCATGACGCTGGTCAAGGACGAGAAGCACTTCGACAAGTTCGACCAGACCTTCGCCGCCTACTTCAAGGGGGTCGAGAGCCTGGTCGACTGGAAGTCCGACATCCCGCTCGACTGGCTGCAGAAGACGCTGGAGCGCGAACTCTCGCCCGAGGAAAAAGCCAAGATCGAGGCCATGGGCGGCCTCGACAAGCTGATGGAGCGCCTCAAGCAGCTGCTGGAGGAGCAAAAGGAAAAGCACGAGGGCGGCAACAAGTGGATCGGCACGGGCGGCACCTCGCCCTTCGGCCACGGCGGCTACAACCCCGAGGGCATCCGCATCGGCGGCCCGTCCAAGGGCAACCGCACCGCCATCAAGGTGTGGGAGGCGCGCGCCTACAAGGACTATGACGACCAGGTCGAACTGGGCACGCGCAATATCAAGGTGGCGCTGCGCCGGCTGCGCCGCTTCGCCCGCGAAGGCGCCGACACCGAGCTGGACCTGGACGACACCATCCACTCCACCGCGGCCAACGCCGGCCTGCTCGACATCAAGCTGCGGCCCGAGCGCCACAACAAGGTCAAGGTGCTGATGCTGATGGACGTGGGCGGCTCGATGGACGACCACATCAAGCGCGTGGAAGAGCTGTTCTCGGCCACCAAGACCGAGTTCAAGCACCTGGAGTACTACTACTTCCACAACTGCCTGTACGACTACGTGTGGAAGAACAACCGCCGCCGCCACGCCGAGAAGCTGGCCACGTGGGACCTGCTGCACAAGTACACGCCCGACTACAAGATCATCTTCGTCGGCGACGCCACCATGAGCCCGTATGAGATCCTGCAGCCGGGCGGCTCGGTGGAGTACAACAACACCGAGGCCGGCGCGGTATGGCTGAACCGGATGACCGAGCAGTTCCCGCACTTCGTCTGGCTCAACCCGGAGCCGGAAGGCCTGTGGCAGTACCGGCAGTCGATCACGGTCATCAACCAGCTGATGAAGGGACGGATGTATCCGGTGACGCTGGCGGGGCTGGAACAGGCGATGAAGGTGCTGTCGAAGTAA